The region CTCTCCTCCGCTCGACAAAGCTCCCGGCCCGGCCCTCGGCCCTCGTTCTGACCCGACACGCTGCCTTTCAGTGGGCTCGACCGTCTCTCATGGCTCCGCAACTACAGAAGCCTCGAATGTGCGCGAGTCTCTTGGGAGCGACAGCTCGGCCTTCTCACGCCAGTCCTCAGAGAGCTACCGTCCCTCTCGCGTCTCTGATATCTACACGGGCAATCTTCCACTCAATAATCGGGACTCGATGAACGGCATGGATATGCCCTACACGCCAGTGACACCGTCGGGGTCCAGGAGCTCGAGCAGGCGCCGGGGTTACATGCGTCCCCAGGGAACTGACTTCGCTGCCAGCGCCCGCGCTCGGGAGAGCGTCCTGAGCCTCGGGAGCATCGCACATCTTCAGTACTACTTTGCACGGACCGGTTTGCTGGACGGGAAGGGTGGTCGGCTGGCACGCAAAAGAGACAGCAAGGCACAAACACTGGATCTTTCTTCGCTCGATTCCGTGTCGTTTTCTAGTCTCAAGGCCCCGGTCAGTGACCATGACTCGAGCTACGCATCCATGGGAAGCAGCCCGGATCTGGGTGCGCACAGTAGCTTTGTCAGTTTGGCCGGCGGTTCGCTCGTCGAATCGCCCACCGATGAGCAACACCCGGAGGAATTCTATTCCGAGGACGAAtacgacgaggaggatctCAACATGCCCCCTCCGACGACCAGCACATACATTCACCGAGAAAAGGCAGTCCCAAAGCCGCCGACGGTTGCTGAATTAAGAACCGAGCTCACAAACGCCCTCGATACTGCCAAAAGATCACTGAAGGAAGCAAAAGACGCCAAGGCCCCACCAGACGATTCGCCCAAGATTTCCATTCATTTGACTGATGACCAGGGAGCCGACTCACGCGCACGTTCGGGGTCTACCAGAAGCACCCGGAGCAATAGGAGCAATATTGGGTGGTTTGAGATTCAGGGCATGCACATCCTTGATGTCATGACGCTGGCTATCCGGGCGGCCAAGATCTATTACACATCCCACGACCGACCTGACCGCCTGGATGCCATCAAGTCGGAAAAAGAGATTCGCAGTGCCTTGCTCTCTGTGATGGAGGTGCTCAAGCGCATGGCAACTCGGGGGTTCTCTGGCGGCATGCGTGAAGACGAGTTCCACACTATGAATGAATGGATCTCCGGGCTCCACAGCATGCTggctgctgaggctgagATAGAGGCTGCCGAGGCTGCTGAGCGGGAGGGGTGGACTTGGTTGCGCGATGAAGGGTGGGAGGGCCGCGAAATTCAGCGCGAGGAAGCCTTCATACAGTCGATGCTGCACGGCATCAAGGACCCTATCGAGAACATGCCAACCATTCCCACATGGGTCCCCATTGACCGGACGAAGCCTTTGGGTGAGCAAACGCTCCCCACACCGTTTCTTGCGTCCCTGTCCAACGGCCAGCGTCTGGTTCACTTGCACAACTGTGCGGTTCGCAAGTCTCGCCGGAGGTTTGGTGCCATCGCCTCGTTCCATGGCGACACCCAGAAGCCATATCGCGCCGCTGACAACTTGCGCTACTGGCTCAAGGCGGCCGAGCTACGATGGGAGGTGCTGCTCAAGACCGATGCTCTTGGCCTCCAGTATAACACAAGCCCGCAACTCTGGCTTGACTTTGAGGATGCCATTCTCCAATGGTGCCGAACAGTACGCGGCGAGATTACCGCCGAGCTGGAGGGCTAGGTGCcaccgaaaaaaaaacaagcatCGGCAAGCGTTATTACCTGCCCAGCGGGAGACGTGGTCAGCAATCACAACCAGGTGGGTTCGGCACTGCAGATGCCTCTGGAGAACATACACACCAGCTTATCACAAAATCTTcctggggagagggggggaaaaTTGGGACGGATAGGAGGGGGACAGGCTGGCAGGATATGACGACTGAAAGATGTTACGACCTGATAGACGGCTTGGCCCCTCGTCcgcctctttttttttatttttttataattttcttttcttttttttcttttcgatTCACAAACACTTTTGTCTATTCTTCATacgttttttcttttacggCTGGGGTTGGGCCTCCACACCTGCCCTTTTTGGTTTCAATAACCACATAATCCTGGATCATACCTGGCTTCTTGACAGCTTTCACGATGGACTATTCCTTGGCCTTTTGTCCAACTTTTGTCAACACAGGCAGATGTAGGGGGTTTTGTTCATGTTGGGCTTTTTCGTTATATTCTGCCTGTATATACTTTCAAAATTTTTGTTTGGGAAAGGAGAGACATGAtgagtttgggggggttttCACACTTTTACGCATACAAAACAttacctccttttttttattttacttcGTTCGGGCTTGTTGTGGTCCGCCTTgttacctttttttttttacttggGTTTCTTATCACTACTTCTTCATTTATATACCCCCGTttatcagcatcatcatcattatcagCATTAAAAGAAACATTGAAATACCAACACAAAGctctcactcacacacaTTGGGATTTGGGGCGTTTGTAATAGGTTTTGTTTGGGGGAAAGGTTGGAAAGAGAGGGGGACTgggcggaggaagaggtgggagaggaaaaggggtgTTAACTAGGATGAGGGGAACAGAGAgagtatatatatatgtatgtagATGTGTCAATCAAAGGCTGAGGTTTTTCAACCCTTGATATGTTGATGTTTGTTTGTGGGCTTGTTTTTGACTATGTATGTTAAGTTTCAATATTAAAATTGAGGGCAGACTGTAATACTATTGTTTTAAGAATGTCACTGTTAATGAGAAGAGAACAAATAACAAACACTTTCTCTAATTATAAGTCATTATCACTTAGAATTAattctcacacacacacacacacacacacacacacacacacacacacacacacacacactcttTCATACCTGTATAGGATTATCTATAGCTAGCATAAATCGTTAGCTATCAGCTAGCTATAGATGATTCCAATCGTCTCCAGCCGCTATACACCGTTACCGGCCACAAAATTTAGCTCCAAGTTTTAGGGTTTTTTACTTTATGCCATAAGTTCTCTCTTTGTCTCTATGATCCGGCTAGATCCTGGAGAAACGTAACAAGTTcttatttttctttataatTCCTTTTCAGATCCTAGAGAAGTGTAGGCGTAAAAGTATCTCTTGCTTTTAAAGGCTATATATACTTCCAAACTTAATCAGTCGTGTTgtttaaattttaaaagaaCACCTCCAGAGATGCATATTCAcagccaccatcatcaagtAAATCTCAAAATAAAAGGGATTCTCCGCCATTTAAAAGCTTAACTACTTCACATCCCGTcacacctcccctcctttaTGTAGGTATGCACAACGCTGATTGATCTTCAGTTGTCCCTTTTATACTTAATCCAACACCTCTCCCATCCTGATCAACCACTCCTTTTTTCCACCCCTCAACTACCCCCATGCAAAAGCTCCTAGAGCAAAGCAAATTCGCAATTATCaaatatcctcctcctctattGATCTACCCTGTGTGTGAATTGGTATCGTAATGTGATGATATGCCTTGAGAAAGACGCTGAAAAGTCTGAGGCATGAAGACGGGGCGATGCTTGCTTGTCTGGTGTGGTGATAGCCCACCCTGTGACCCCCTCTCTGCCTTTgaccccctttccctctcccagcACCACGcaaagaccaaaaaaaatgaaaCTCCTCTCTTTAATGCACCGCGCCGCCCAATGCTGTGAATGAAGTACAATGCTCATGTTTGTGGACCCCTTCCCCTGAAAAGAACCCCCCCTTATGTCGTTATATACAGTATCGTCCGATGCACATAAGTCATCATcgaaacaaagaaaaaagcttCGTGAAACATCGACTGAGATAAAAAGAGTCAATGCTATGAACGCAACCCGCATTCTAGGGGATGAATCCACTATGGCAGATGTTAACGAGGCATGGCCGAAattccacctccacctccaccccgagGGTAAGACGAGCCcttgcttctgctgctgccacctgCCGATTTGGCTGAAGAACCTCCACGCTTGCTTACACCTCCTGAATTGCGGCTGTATCCGTTGCTGCCCCGTCCACCTTTCTTCTTGTAGTAGGACCCGCCACCGCTTCTGCTGCCATAGCCAGAACCTTGATGCTgagaggtggaggcggcTTTGGCAAGCCTCTCAGCATCAGCTTCCCTCTGCATTGCTTTAAGCTCTCGATGAAAGGTTGCCACCTCGGGGTTCACATAGGGAGCGCCAGCGCCATACCGTGATCCGCTCGCCatatcttcctcgtcgtcaaagtcaccaaactcctcctctccatcactGATCACAATGACGTCTCGattccccttcttccttaTATGAGCATTGGGGGCGATTGTGGCAGCGCCAGAATACTGATTTCTGCTGGGATCCTGGTTGCTCATCATCTCCTGGTACTGTTGATGCAACTGTTGAATCAGGGGCACAAAGCGAGAACCCCACTGGTCTACTTTGTCAGGAGTGA is a window of Podospora pseudopauciseta strain CBS 411.78 chromosome 1, whole genome shotgun sequence DNA encoding:
- a CDS encoding hypothetical protein (EggNog:ENOG503NYGH), translating into MAFYLSSSLDIKMAAASGEPASGRCASPPLDKAPGPALGPRSDPTRCLSVGSTVSHGSATTEASNVRESLGSDSSAFSRQSSESYRPSRVSDIYTGNLPLNNRDSMNGMDMPYTPVTPSGSRSSSRRRGYMRPQGTDFAASARARESVLSLGSIAHLQYYFARTGLLDGKGGRLARKRDSKAQTLDLSSLDSVSFSSLKAPVSDHDSSYASMGSSPDLGAHSSFVSLAGGSLVESPTDEQHPEEFYSEDEYDEEDLNMPPPTTSTYIHREKAVPKPPTVAELRTELTNALDTAKRSLKEAKDAKAPPDDSPKISIHLTDDQGADSRARSGSTRSTRSNRSNIGWFEIQGMHILDVMTLAIRAAKIYYTSHDRPDRLDAIKSEKEIRSALLSVMEVLKRMATRGFSGGMREDEFHTMNEWISGLHSMLAAEAEIEAAEAAEREGWTWLRDEGWEGREIQREEAFIQSMLHGIKDPIENMPTIPTWVPIDRTKPLGEQTLPTPFLASLSNGQRLVHLHNCAVRKSRRRRPSYDGRCCSRPMLLASSITQARNSGLTLRMPFSNGAEQYAARLPPSWRARCHRKKNKHRQALLPAQRETWSAITTRWVRHCRCLWRTYTPAYHKIFLGRGGENWDG